A genome region from Hippopotamus amphibius kiboko isolate mHipAmp2 chromosome 1, mHipAmp2.hap2, whole genome shotgun sequence includes the following:
- the LOC130831848 gene encoding olfactory receptor 10K1-like, with amino-acid sequence MEWVNETLVREFVFFGFSSLAGLQRLLFVVFLLVYLFMLGTNAIIISTIVLDRALHTPMYFFLAVLSCSETCYTFVIVPKMLVDLLAQKKTISFMGCAIQMFSFLFLICSHSFLLAAMGYDRYVAICDPLRYTVLMGHGVCVGLVAAACACGFTVSLVTTSMIFHLPFHSSNQLHHFFCDVSPVLKLASHYSHLNQLVIFVLGVFVLVIPLLLILVSYVLIISAILKIPSSVGRYKAFSTCASHLIVVTVHYGCASFIYLRPKSNYSSSQDTLISVSYTILTPLFNPMIYSLRNKEFKSALQRTMVWTSCYIN; translated from the coding sequence ATGGAGTGGGTCAATGAGACCTTGGTGAGGGAGTTTGTCTTCTTCGGCTTCTCATCTCTGGCTGGGCTGCAGCGGCTGCTCTTCGTTGTCTTCCTGCTCGTCTACCTGTTCATGCTGGGCACCAACGCCATCATCATTTCCACCATTGTGCTGGACAGAGCCCTCCatacccccatgtacttcttccttgcTGTCCTCTCCTGCTCTGAGACGTGCTACACCTTCGTCATAGTACCCAAGATGCTGGTCGACCTGCTGGCCCAGAAGAAGACCATCTCCTTCATGGGCTGTGCCATCCAGatgttctccttcctcttcctcatctgcTCTCACTCCTTCCTGCTGGCAGCCATGGGTTATGATCGCTACGTGGCCATTTGTGACCCTCTGCGCTACACAGTGCTCATGGGACACGGGGTGTGTGTGGGACTAGTGGCTGCCGCTTGTGCCTGTGGCTTCACTGTCTCCCTGGTCACCACCTCCATGATATTTCACCTGCCATTCCACTCCTCTAACCAGCTTCATCACTTCTTCTGTGATGTCTCTCCAGTCCTCAAGCTGGCTTCTCATTACTCCCATCTCAATCAGTTAGTAATATTTGTGCTTGGTGTGTTTGTCTTGGTTATTCCACTGTTACTTATCCTGGTCTCCTATGTCCTTATCATCTCGGCCATTCTAAAAATCCCGTCCTCTGTTGGAAGATACAAGGCCTTCTCTACCTGTGCTTCCCATCTCATCGTGGTAACTGTTCATTATGGTTGTGCTTCTTTCATTTACTTAAGGCCCAAATCCAATTACTCTTCAAGTCAAGACACCCTAATATCTGTGTCTTATACCATCCTCACTCCATTGTTCAATCCAATGATTTACAGTCTGAGAAATAAGGAATTCAAATCAGCCCTTCAAAGAACAATGGTCTGGACTTCATGTTATATTAACTAA